GGCGCACTCACCGCCGCGGTCCGCGGTTTCAGGGGCGACGCATGCAACTGCTCGACGAAGAGATCCTGAACGCCAGCGCACTGGTGGTGGACGCCAACCCCACCTCGCGCAGCATCCTGGCCGGCATGCTGAGGGACTTCGGTATCTCGCGTGTCGTGCAGACGAGCCGGGCCATGGAGGCGCGCAAGGCGCTGGAGTTCCGGCACTTCGACATCGTGCTGTGCGAATACCACTTCCCCGGCGAGCCGATGACCGGGCAGGACTTGCTGGACGACCTGCGGCTGGCCCACCTGCTGCCGCTGTCCACCGTGGTCGTGATGATCTCCAGCGAGGCCGGCTACGCCCATGTGGCGGAGGCCGCCGAGGCCGCGCTCGATGCCTACCTCATCAAGCCCCATACCGAGCAGGCCTTGCGCGAGCGCCTGGTGCAGGCCCGCCAGCGCAAGCGTTCGCTGCGCGACATCATCGTTCAGGTCGAGGACGGGCGATTCCTGCCCGCTGCCGAGCTGTGCCAGGCCCGTTTCGAGACGCACGGCCCGAACTGGGTGCATGCTGCCCGCATCGGCGCGGAGCTCTGGCTGCGGCTGGGCAAGCCCCATGCGGCACAGAAGATGTTCGAAGCCATCCTGAAAGTGCGCGCCCTGCCCTGGGCCCGGCTCGGGGTGGCCCGCACCCAATACGAGGCCGGTGGTGCGCTGCAGGCCAGGCGCACCCTGGAAAGCCTGCTGGGCGAGCAGCCGGGCTATGCCGACGCCTACGACGTCATGGGCCGCGTGCTGCTCGACCAGGGCGAGCCGGACCAGGCCATGGCCGCCCTGCGCCGCGCCTGCGACCTCACCCCCGGTTCGGTGGCCCGGCTGGTCAAGCTCGGCCTGCTGGCCTTCTACTACGGCAGCGCCAAGGAAGCGACCGAGGCGCTGCAGAAGGCCAGCCGGCTGGGGCTGCAATCCAAGGTCTTCGACCTGCAGGGGCTGGTGCTGCTGGGCACCCTGCAATTCGACGCTGCCGACGCCCGGGGCCTGGCGCGCTCGCGCGAGAGCATGTCCCAGGCCCGCGAGGGCGCGCCCCACAGCGCGCGGTTGCGCCGCTTCGAGGCCGTGCTGGAGGTGTTCGGCCAATTGCTGCAACGCCGGGTGGCCGATGCGGTGGCGAGCGTGCGGCGCCTGCTCGACGAGGTGACGGCCCCGGACTTCGAATTCGAAGCGGCCTGCAACCTGTTGATGGTGCTGTCGCGGCTGGACCTGCAGGAAGTGCGGCTGGAGGACCTGCCGCACCACGTCGACATCCTCGGGCGGCGCTTTGCTGTCTCACGCACCACGGCCGAACTGCTGGGGCGAGCGGTGCACAAGCGCCCCGAGCTGCAGCCGCTGCTGCAGGCCGCCTACA
This genomic stretch from Eleftheria terrae harbors:
- a CDS encoding response regulator, whose translation is MQLLDEEILNASALVVDANPTSRSILAGMLRDFGISRVVQTSRAMEARKALEFRHFDIVLCEYHFPGEPMTGQDLLDDLRLAHLLPLSTVVVMISSEAGYAHVAEAAEAALDAYLIKPHTEQALRERLVQARQRKRSLRDIIVQVEDGRFLPAAELCQARFETHGPNWVHAARIGAELWLRLGKPHAAQKMFEAILKVRALPWARLGVARTQYEAGGALQARRTLESLLGEQPGYADAYDVMGRVLLDQGEPDQAMAALRRACDLTPGSVARLVKLGLLAFYYGSAKEATEALQKASRLGLQSKVFDLQGLVLLGTLQFDAADARGLARSRESMSQAREGAPHSARLRRFEAVLEVFGQLLQRRVADAVASVRRLLDEVTAPDFEFEAACNLLMVLSRLDLQEVRLEDLPHHVDILGRRFAVSRTTAELLGRAVHKRPELQPLLQAAYTAISGAAEEAVSHTLEGSPRQAVQVLLAHAQRTLNAKLIDLAGHTIERHRHEIEEVEPLAAEVQALHDRYRSYGTQVHLTRAEDPRTMASAARSR